Proteins found in one Geomonas subterranea genomic segment:
- a CDS encoding lysophospholipid acyltransferase family protein, whose translation MQRLFWMLEAAVFYCLTLLVAVTPAAILKCCVPPLGFVLSRLIPGRRTVVADNLKNALPYLKKHPLWPACEHDARLLARESFENLIKSLTEICKLYHGRGDGLFKGIEVRGHEHYEAARAKGKGVICFSGHCGNWELMALAFSRLFGNGAVVARRQNNPYLNRMVERMRMSYRSRIIYKKGAIRGILTTLRSGELVGILADQAASPEDGVLIEVMGRTAWASKSPVLIARKSGAPLLPVFIHREGGHHVITFHPEHIFSSDVSDAGTQRETQALSRYVENFVAAHPAQWYWVHRRWKRAGAPA comes from the coding sequence ATGCAACGCCTTTTCTGGATGCTCGAAGCTGCCGTCTTTTACTGCCTCACCCTGCTTGTTGCCGTCACCCCTGCCGCCATACTGAAGTGCTGCGTCCCCCCGCTAGGCTTCGTCCTCTCCCGGCTGATCCCCGGCCGCCGCACCGTGGTTGCCGACAACCTGAAGAACGCCCTCCCCTACCTGAAAAAGCACCCGCTCTGGCCCGCTTGCGAGCACGACGCACGGTTGCTTGCCAGGGAAAGTTTCGAGAACCTGATCAAATCCCTTACCGAGATCTGCAAGCTGTACCACGGACGTGGTGACGGGCTCTTCAAAGGCATCGAGGTGCGGGGGCACGAGCATTATGAGGCAGCCAGGGCCAAGGGGAAGGGTGTCATCTGCTTCAGCGGCCACTGCGGCAATTGGGAGCTGATGGCGCTCGCCTTCAGCCGGCTCTTCGGCAACGGAGCGGTGGTAGCCCGCCGCCAGAACAACCCCTACCTGAACCGGATGGTGGAGCGGATGCGCATGAGCTACCGCAGCCGGATCATCTACAAGAAGGGGGCCATCCGGGGGATACTGACCACGCTCAGATCAGGGGAGCTGGTGGGAATCCTCGCCGACCAGGCCGCCAGTCCCGAGGACGGCGTACTGATCGAGGTGATGGGGCGCACGGCATGGGCGTCCAAGTCGCCGGTGCTTATCGCACGGAAAAGCGGCGCGCCGCTGCTCCCGGTCTTCATCCACCGCGAGGGGGGGCACCACGTGATCACCTTCCACCCCGAACACATCTTCTCCAGTGACGTAAGCGACGCCGGCACGCAAAGGGAAACCCAGGCCCTGTCACGGTACGTGGAGAACTTCGTGGCCGCCCATCCGGCGCAGTGGTACTGGGTGCACCGCCGCTGGAAACGGGCCGGAGCCCCCGCCTGA
- a CDS encoding cupin domain-containing protein — protein sequence MKRTMLFLMMVFFSLTAAGVAAEKKVSKAAVQQVMVLPDQIQWHAGPPAIPGAQMAVLDGDMAKAGFFVARIKLPAGARIAPHYHGNVERVTVISGTVKLAMGVTQDNPTVLPAGSYFALPPKTVHNAWVDEETVLQIATRGPWSMHAVKGAK from the coding sequence ATGAAAAGGACAATGCTGTTCCTGATGATGGTCTTCTTCTCCCTGACCGCCGCCGGAGTTGCGGCGGAGAAGAAGGTAAGCAAGGCCGCGGTGCAGCAGGTGATGGTACTGCCGGACCAAATACAGTGGCATGCCGGTCCCCCGGCGATACCCGGTGCGCAGATGGCAGTTCTGGATGGGGATATGGCGAAGGCCGGTTTTTTCGTGGCCAGGATCAAACTACCCGCGGGGGCTAGGATTGCGCCCCATTATCATGGCAACGTGGAACGGGTGACGGTGATCTCCGGCACGGTGAAGCTCGCCATGGGGGTGACCCAGGACAACCCGACCGTGCTTCCGGCAGGAAGCTACTTCGCGCTGCCGCCCAAGACGGTGCACAACGCGTGGGTGGATGAGGAGACCGTCCTGCAGATAGCAACGCGCGGACCGTGGAGCATGCACGCCGTGAAGGGCGCCAAGTAG
- a CDS encoding cold-shock protein: MANGTVKWFNDSKGFGFLEQESGEDVFCHFSAITGDGFKSLAEGDAVSFDVVKGPKGLQAANVRKI; this comes from the coding sequence ATGGCAAACGGTACCGTAAAATGGTTTAACGACAGCAAGGGGTTTGGCTTTTTAGAGCAGGAAAGCGGAGAGGATGTGTTCTGCCACTTCTCGGCCATCACCGGCGACGGGTTCAAATCCCTGGCTGAGGGCGACGCTGTCAGCTTCGACGTCGTCAAGGGGCCCAAGGGGCTTCAGGCCGCCAACGTCAGAAAGATTTAA
- a CDS encoding tetrathionate reductase family octaheme c-type cytochrome, which yields MRKYLLIFLALACASTSDAALKGTHRFFTGPFQDGPEVTKACTGCHEKLTNQITQTVHWNWGKKQNLNGQIVDYGKKNALGNSFCLAVPSNLPGCTSCHAGYGWHDGSFDFTKTENIDCLICHDTSGGYKKFPLGAGHPVYPGEHKEYPAGTVWEPVNLVSSAQSISRPSRAACGNCHFYSGGGENYKHGDLDANLDNPTAEFDVHMGAKGLTCESCHKAANHDVKGEAISVSPGSGPRAMGCTDCHKGDLHKIAILNKHMKRVACQTCHIPTYAKGSPTVLSWDWSTAGRDQKSGEGKGALKVYDKARGDLVLGKDLVPTLMWYNGTVERVFMGDKIDPANVVRLSAPRGERGDPQSRIFPFKVMKAKQPYDLENKIVAVPNIIGPADNDSAYSVSFDWNKSITAGMKAAGLPYSGKYGWIETTTVWSLNHMVVPKDKALRCQNCHGENGRIDWKGLGYEKDPRG from the coding sequence ATGAGGAAATACCTGCTGATATTTCTCGCCTTGGCTTGTGCTTCCACCTCGGATGCCGCCTTGAAGGGAACGCACCGGTTTTTCACCGGACCCTTTCAGGACGGGCCGGAGGTGACCAAGGCGTGTACCGGGTGCCATGAGAAGCTGACCAACCAGATCACCCAGACCGTGCACTGGAACTGGGGGAAGAAGCAGAACCTGAACGGTCAGATCGTGGATTACGGCAAGAAGAACGCGCTGGGAAATTCCTTCTGCCTCGCCGTCCCCTCCAACCTTCCCGGCTGCACCAGCTGTCACGCCGGCTACGGGTGGCATGATGGTTCCTTCGACTTCACCAAGACCGAGAACATCGACTGCCTCATCTGCCATGATACCAGTGGCGGCTACAAGAAATTCCCCCTCGGCGCCGGCCATCCCGTTTACCCGGGCGAGCACAAGGAATATCCCGCCGGCACGGTATGGGAGCCGGTGAACCTGGTCAGCTCCGCGCAGTCCATCTCGCGCCCCTCACGGGCCGCCTGCGGCAACTGTCACTTCTATAGTGGTGGCGGCGAAAACTACAAGCATGGCGATCTCGATGCCAACCTGGACAACCCCACCGCTGAATTCGACGTGCACATGGGGGCGAAAGGGCTCACCTGCGAGTCCTGCCATAAGGCCGCGAACCACGACGTGAAGGGCGAGGCCATCTCCGTGTCGCCCGGCTCCGGCCCGCGCGCCATGGGGTGCACCGATTGCCATAAGGGGGACCTGCACAAGATCGCCATCCTGAACAAGCACATGAAAAGGGTCGCCTGCCAGACCTGCCACATCCCGACCTACGCCAAGGGAAGCCCCACCGTGCTCTCCTGGGACTGGTCGACGGCGGGACGGGACCAGAAGTCCGGTGAAGGCAAGGGGGCTCTCAAGGTCTACGACAAGGCGAGGGGGGATCTTGTGCTCGGCAAGGACCTGGTCCCGACATTGATGTGGTACAACGGCACCGTGGAACGTGTCTTCATGGGGGACAAGATAGATCCGGCGAATGTGGTGCGGCTCTCAGCACCCAGGGGTGAGCGCGGCGATCCGCAGTCGAGGATCTTCCCCTTCAAGGTGATGAAGGCGAAACAGCCTTACGATCTGGAAAACAAAATAGTTGCCGTTCCCAACATCATTGGTCCCGCCGACAACGACAGCGCCTACTCGGTGAGCTTCGACTGGAACAAGTCGATCACAGCGGGCATGAAGGCGGCCGGTCTTCCCTACAGCGGCAAATACGGCTGGATCGAGACCACCACGGTGTGGTCGTTGAACCACATGGTCGTGCCCAAGGACAAGGCGCTCAGGTGCCAGAACTGCCACGGCGAGAACGGGCGCATTGACTGGAAAGGGCTCGGGTACGAGAAGGATCCTCGCGGCTAG
- a CDS encoding Lrp/AsnC family transcriptional regulator: MFDEIDIHILEILQEKARIPNAEVARQVGMAPSAVLERIRKLEERGIIEGYEVRLNPACFHQGLSAFVQIETDGTDAQTATSLSAIPSVQEVHQVVGPDGFLVKLRTADHTTLAKILQQIRPLAGVKSMRTQVVLETVKETRRVDLTEHNGNGRH; encoded by the coding sequence ATGTTCGACGAAATAGACATCCACATACTGGAGATTCTTCAGGAGAAGGCGAGGATCCCCAACGCGGAGGTCGCCCGGCAGGTAGGGATGGCCCCTTCAGCCGTGCTGGAGCGAATCCGCAAGCTCGAGGAACGGGGGATCATCGAAGGGTACGAAGTGAGGCTGAACCCCGCCTGCTTCCACCAGGGACTCTCCGCTTTCGTGCAGATCGAGACTGACGGAACCGACGCGCAGACCGCGACGTCTCTCTCCGCCATCCCCTCGGTGCAGGAGGTGCACCAGGTGGTCGGGCCCGACGGCTTCCTGGTCAAGCTGAGAACCGCCGACCACACCACCCTGGCCAAAATCCTGCAGCAGATCAGGCCGCTGGCGGGGGTTAAGTCCATGCGGACCCAGGTGGTCCTGGAGACCGTCAAGGAAACGAGAAGGGTCGACCTCACGGAACACAACGGCAACGGCCGTCACTGA
- the metE gene encoding 5-methyltetrahydropteroyltriglutamate--homocysteine S-methyltransferase yields MPTLATVLGHPRIGIARELKKSLEAYWGGATPAESLLATAQEIRTRHWSMMKEAGLDQIPCNDFSLYDHMLDMAVTVGAIPPRFRKIADPLNRYFAMARGVQDRGAGIDLSPLEMTKWFDTNYHYIVPELSADQAFVLDPARIAAELAEAQALGITPRPVLPGPVTFLKLSKFADDVPSGKDTLSLLPRLLPVYEELLALLSGHGVTCVQIDEPCLCFDLDPALEEAYRVALSQLGRAARRPSLLVAAYFGTIGDNLRLVTGSGCEALHLDLVRAPADLDAVLTALPAGMKLSLGVVDGRNVWRADLAEAHRMVRRAVTALGSERVMVATSCSLLHVPVDLDAEKRLDPELKSWMAFAAQKVAEVRLLADAAEQDEPQGAEFEQAGAALARRRTAATVTNPAVRRRAEQVTDAMTRRGASFGERSARQKLRFGLPLLPTTTIGSFPQSREVREARSKWRSGSLDGEGYQDFLRAEIRRCIEMQEKLGLDVLVHGEFERTDMVEYFGEQLEGFAFTQNGWVQSYGSRCVKPPVLYGDVSRPRQMTVQWSGYAQSLSKRPVKGMLTGPVTILQWSFVRNDQPRSETCRQIALALRDEVADLEQAGVAMIQVDEPAIREGLPLRRRDWGGYLDWAVGAFRLATAGVSDETQIHTHMCYSEFGDILPSIVAMDADVLSIESSRSRMEPLEHFRQHGYPNDVGPGIYDIHSPRIPTVEEMAALLELAARVLPVERLWVNPDCGLKTRGWPEIESSLANMVQAAAKLRSTYSGR; encoded by the coding sequence ATGCCAACCCTTGCCACAGTGTTAGGCCACCCTCGCATCGGCATCGCGAGAGAGTTGAAAAAGTCGCTCGAAGCTTACTGGGGCGGTGCGACCCCGGCGGAGTCGTTGCTGGCAACAGCGCAGGAGATACGCACCCGGCACTGGTCCATGATGAAGGAGGCGGGGCTGGACCAGATACCCTGCAACGATTTCTCCCTCTACGACCATATGCTTGACATGGCCGTCACTGTCGGGGCCATTCCCCCACGCTTCAGGAAAATCGCTGATCCCTTGAACCGCTACTTCGCCATGGCTCGCGGCGTCCAGGACCGCGGCGCCGGTATAGACCTCTCCCCGCTGGAAATGACCAAGTGGTTCGACACCAACTACCACTACATCGTCCCCGAACTCAGCGCCGACCAGGCGTTCGTGCTGGACCCCGCCAGGATCGCGGCGGAGCTCGCCGAGGCGCAGGCACTCGGGATAACACCCCGGCCGGTACTCCCCGGGCCGGTAACCTTCCTGAAACTTTCCAAGTTCGCGGACGACGTCCCGTCCGGCAAGGACACCCTCAGCCTGCTGCCGCGCCTGCTCCCGGTCTACGAGGAGCTGCTGGCACTTCTATCGGGCCACGGCGTGACCTGCGTCCAGATCGATGAGCCCTGCCTCTGCTTCGATCTCGACCCGGCACTCGAAGAGGCGTACCGTGTGGCCCTGTCGCAACTGGGCCGGGCGGCCAGGCGCCCGAGCCTGCTGGTTGCCGCCTACTTCGGTACCATCGGCGACAATCTGCGGCTGGTAACCGGATCAGGCTGCGAGGCGCTGCATCTCGACCTGGTGCGCGCCCCGGCGGACCTCGACGCGGTACTGACGGCGCTGCCGGCGGGGATGAAGTTGTCGCTCGGGGTGGTTGACGGCCGCAACGTCTGGCGCGCCGATCTCGCCGAGGCCCATCGCATGGTGCGCCGGGCCGTCACGGCCCTTGGGAGCGAACGTGTCATGGTCGCCACGTCCTGTTCGCTGTTGCACGTGCCTGTCGACCTCGACGCCGAAAAGAGGCTCGATCCCGAGTTGAAGAGCTGGATGGCGTTCGCGGCGCAGAAGGTGGCCGAGGTGCGGCTGCTGGCGGATGCGGCGGAGCAGGACGAGCCACAGGGAGCCGAGTTCGAGCAGGCCGGCGCGGCACTCGCCAGGCGCAGGACGGCCGCGACCGTCACCAATCCCGCGGTCCGGCGCCGGGCGGAGCAGGTGACCGATGCCATGACCAGGCGCGGAGCCTCCTTCGGGGAGAGGAGCGCCAGGCAGAAGCTCCGCTTCGGCCTCCCCCTTCTCCCCACCACCACCATCGGCTCCTTCCCGCAGTCAAGGGAAGTGCGCGAGGCGCGCTCCAAGTGGCGCAGCGGGTCTCTCGACGGCGAGGGGTACCAGGACTTCCTGCGCGCGGAGATCAGGCGTTGCATAGAAATGCAGGAAAAGCTCGGGCTGGATGTACTGGTGCACGGTGAGTTCGAGCGCACGGACATGGTGGAGTATTTCGGGGAGCAACTGGAGGGGTTCGCCTTCACCCAGAACGGCTGGGTGCAGAGCTACGGGTCACGCTGCGTCAAACCGCCGGTCCTCTACGGGGACGTGTCCCGCCCCCGGCAGATGACGGTGCAGTGGAGCGGTTACGCGCAGTCGCTCAGCAAGCGCCCGGTGAAAGGCATGCTCACCGGCCCGGTCACCATTTTGCAATGGTCCTTCGTACGCAACGACCAGCCCCGCTCGGAGACCTGCCGGCAGATCGCGCTCGCGCTGCGTGACGAGGTGGCCGACCTCGAACAGGCGGGGGTCGCCATGATCCAGGTGGACGAGCCGGCCATCAGGGAGGGGCTGCCGCTGCGCCGGCGCGACTGGGGCGGGTACCTCGACTGGGCCGTGGGCGCCTTCCGTCTCGCCACCGCCGGGGTGAGCGACGAGACCCAGATCCACACCCACATGTGCTACTCGGAGTTCGGCGACATACTCCCCTCCATCGTCGCCATGGACGCCGACGTCCTCTCCATAGAATCCTCGCGCTCGCGGATGGAGCCCTTGGAGCATTTCCGGCAGCACGGCTACCCCAACGACGTAGGCCCCGGCATCTACGACATCCACTCCCCCCGCATCCCCACGGTCGAGGAGATGGCGGCCCTGCTGGAACTTGCCGCGAGGGTGCTCCCCGTCGAGCGGCTCTGGGTGAATCCCGACTGCGGCCTGAAGACGCGCGGCTGGCCCGAGATCGAATCGTCCCTTGCCAATATGGTGCAGGCGGCCGCGAAATTGAGGAGCACCTACAGCGGCCGATAA
- a CDS encoding diaminopimelate decarboxylase, which yields MPMSASFKDRLFPRIPEIQQHFQTPFHIYDEAGIRETGAGLIKAFSGIPGFREFFAVKALPNREILKLMKEMGFGFDCSSIPEVMQARELGAKPEDIMFTSNNTSQEEFEFAAKDGGCILNLDDISLIDKVPVFPELICFRYNPGPRRTGNVIIGNPEEAKYGVSHEQVVEAYRKAQARGAKRFGLHTMVASNELDHTYIVETARMVLEVAAEVEAALGITFEFVNIGGGFGIPYRPEQKALDLPTMSREITALFDDFRARHGHAPAMYMESGRFMTGPHGALVATAINSKDTYRKYIGLDACMSSLMRPALYGSYHHIDVVGKEGVERSEVYDVVGSLCENNDKFAIQRELPPIKDGDVVVIHDSGAHGHAMGFQYNGRLRPKELMLRADGRVELIRRAETVEDYFATYNFEPSVLKP from the coding sequence ATGCCGATGTCCGCTTCTTTCAAAGATCGACTGTTCCCCCGGATCCCCGAAATCCAGCAGCATTTCCAGACCCCGTTCCACATCTACGACGAGGCGGGCATCAGGGAGACCGGCGCCGGCCTCATCAAGGCCTTCTCCGGCATCCCCGGCTTCCGCGAGTTCTTCGCCGTCAAGGCGCTCCCCAACCGGGAGATCCTGAAGCTCATGAAGGAGATGGGCTTCGGCTTCGACTGCAGCTCCATTCCGGAAGTGATGCAGGCCCGCGAGCTGGGCGCGAAACCGGAAGACATCATGTTCACCTCCAACAACACCAGCCAAGAGGAGTTCGAGTTCGCCGCGAAGGACGGCGGCTGCATCCTGAACCTCGATGACATCTCGCTCATCGACAAGGTGCCGGTCTTCCCGGAGTTGATCTGCTTCCGCTACAACCCCGGCCCCCGCCGCACCGGCAACGTCATCATCGGCAACCCCGAAGAAGCCAAGTACGGCGTCTCCCACGAGCAGGTGGTCGAGGCGTACCGCAAAGCCCAGGCGCGCGGCGCCAAGCGCTTCGGCCTGCACACCATGGTCGCCTCCAACGAGCTCGACCACACCTATATCGTGGAAACCGCCCGCATGGTCCTCGAGGTGGCCGCCGAGGTGGAGGCTGCGCTCGGCATCACCTTCGAGTTCGTCAACATCGGCGGCGGTTTCGGCATCCCGTACCGTCCGGAGCAGAAGGCGCTCGACCTCCCCACCATGTCCAGGGAGATCACCGCGCTCTTCGACGACTTCCGCGCCCGTCACGGCCACGCCCCGGCCATGTACATGGAGAGCGGCCGTTTCATGACCGGACCGCACGGCGCCCTCGTGGCCACCGCCATCAACAGCAAGGACACCTACAGGAAGTACATCGGCCTGGACGCCTGCATGTCCTCGCTGATGCGCCCCGCCCTGTACGGTTCCTACCACCACATCGACGTCGTGGGCAAGGAAGGCGTCGAGCGCAGCGAAGTGTACGACGTGGTCGGATCGCTGTGCGAGAACAACGACAAGTTCGCCATCCAGCGCGAGCTTCCTCCCATTAAGGACGGCGACGTGGTCGTGATCCATGACTCCGGCGCCCACGGCCACGCCATGGGCTTCCAGTACAACGGCAGGCTGCGTCCCAAGGAGCTCATGCTGCGCGCCGACGGCCGGGTTGAGCTGATCCGCCGCGCCGAGACCGTCGAGGACTATTTCGCCACCTACAACTTCGAGCCCAGCGTGCTCAAGCCGTAG
- a CDS encoding EAL domain-containing protein: MQLWLKLLLSYLAIICATVLISIGGISGAQNVRDSFHKVNKEVIPHLLVLKDLRYAGLRIVSSSMEYAFISSMQAAGGEGKEAVEAKEEEVRLLAQGRASFLSSLALCGRILVHGTDGNPDEMQRNGQALLKASRDYLAVVDARGSASELIGSKEAFEKAENAFLKSVNVAHDREMADLDRHVSATFKSVSNAIASAVVLSVIALGAALLLSVAISYNVSRRIRTLKDAAAAVAAGDRNVVVPVTERDEITAVSVSFNTMVQRLRAFEEELDSANSYLDSIIATMPEALTVVSRDGVILDVNRATEEVFGFAKRDLVGRDFAGLFVEPAQGGDFISAVLRQEGLVEREASLLTEDGRAIHVNLSATMLELKEGKRDRFLCLSHDITQRKQAEREVHNLAYFDQLTGLANRTLFYDRCSQALARARRNGEMFAILFFDLDHFKDVNDTMGHQAGDQLLQLVVRRFQGILRASDTFARLGGDEFAVLCCQVPEPDGASKLAQKLLTLAKQPFDVDNRQVYTGASIGIVLFPEDGGDIQTLLKHGDLAMYAAKSAGGNRYQFFSKGLNQKAQERASIETALRDALRNDRLTLHYQPQLHLGEGRVIALEALARWHDEGLGTVPPATFIPIAEQTGLIHELGASVLRKACVQCKKWHDKGYPVIISVNVSIKQMMQEGFSEMVVGTLLEVGLEPRYLDLELTESMLMEKAAESVALLRMFKSLGVQISIDDFGTGYSSLSYLKNFSVDRIKIDQSFVRDITVRDDAVGIVKAIVAIGHSMGLKVIAEGVETQEEEQKLLTCRCDQVQGYLYAKPMPSAEVDAYLADAFVTARAGGEPGL; the protein is encoded by the coding sequence ATGCAACTTTGGCTTAAACTGCTCTTGAGTTATCTCGCCATCATCTGTGCCACCGTTCTTATCTCCATTGGCGGCATATCCGGGGCTCAGAATGTGCGGGACAGCTTCCACAAGGTGAACAAGGAGGTCATCCCCCACCTTCTGGTGCTCAAGGACCTGCGCTACGCGGGGCTGCGCATCGTCTCATCCTCGATGGAGTACGCCTTCATTTCCTCGATGCAGGCTGCCGGCGGCGAGGGTAAGGAGGCCGTGGAGGCCAAGGAGGAAGAGGTGAGGCTGCTCGCCCAGGGGCGTGCCAGCTTTCTTTCCAGCCTGGCGCTCTGCGGCAGGATCCTGGTGCATGGGACGGACGGGAATCCCGACGAGATGCAGCGAAACGGGCAGGCCCTGCTGAAGGCGTCCAGGGATTACCTCGCCGTCGTCGATGCGCGCGGCAGCGCTTCCGAGCTGATCGGGTCGAAGGAAGCTTTCGAGAAGGCGGAAAACGCCTTCCTGAAGTCCGTCAACGTGGCGCACGACCGCGAGATGGCTGACCTGGACCGGCACGTTTCAGCCACGTTCAAAAGCGTTTCCAACGCGATCGCCTCCGCGGTCGTCCTTTCCGTCATCGCCCTTGGCGCGGCCCTGCTCTTGAGCGTCGCCATTTCCTACAATGTGTCCCGCCGCATCCGCACCCTTAAGGACGCGGCCGCCGCCGTCGCTGCAGGCGACCGCAACGTGGTTGTGCCGGTCACCGAGCGCGACGAGATCACGGCGGTATCCGTTTCCTTCAACACCATGGTGCAGCGGCTGCGGGCCTTCGAGGAAGAGCTCGATTCCGCCAACAGTTACCTCGACAGCATCATAGCCACCATGCCCGAGGCGCTCACCGTGGTCTCGCGCGACGGGGTGATCCTCGACGTGAACAGGGCGACGGAGGAGGTCTTCGGCTTTGCCAAGAGGGATCTCGTCGGACGGGACTTCGCCGGGCTGTTCGTGGAGCCCGCCCAGGGGGGTGATTTCATATCGGCGGTGCTCAGGCAGGAAGGGCTGGTCGAACGTGAGGCGAGCCTTTTGACCGAGGACGGACGGGCGATACACGTGAACCTGTCGGCGACCATGCTGGAGCTGAAGGAGGGGAAACGGGACCGCTTCCTCTGCCTGAGCCACGACATCACGCAGCGCAAGCAGGCGGAGCGTGAAGTCCACAACCTTGCCTACTTCGACCAGTTGACCGGGCTCGCCAACAGGACCCTCTTCTATGACCGCTGCTCCCAGGCGCTCGCCCGCGCCAGGAGAAACGGCGAGATGTTCGCCATCCTGTTCTTCGACCTGGACCACTTCAAGGACGTGAACGACACCATGGGGCACCAGGCCGGCGACCAGTTGCTGCAACTGGTGGTGCGGCGCTTCCAGGGGATACTCAGGGCGAGCGACACCTTCGCGAGGCTTGGGGGCGACGAATTCGCCGTGCTTTGCTGCCAGGTTCCGGAACCCGACGGGGCGTCCAAGCTCGCGCAGAAGCTCCTCACCCTGGCCAAGCAGCCTTTCGACGTGGACAACCGGCAGGTTTACACCGGTGCCAGCATCGGCATCGTGCTCTTCCCGGAGGATGGCGGCGACATCCAGACCCTGTTGAAGCACGGCGACCTGGCGATGTACGCCGCCAAGAGCGCCGGGGGGAACCGTTACCAGTTCTTCTCAAAGGGGCTGAACCAGAAGGCGCAGGAGCGGGCGTCCATCGAGACGGCGCTGCGCGACGCGCTCAGAAACGACCGGTTGACGCTGCATTACCAGCCGCAGTTGCACCTGGGCGAGGGGAGGGTGATCGCCCTGGAGGCGCTGGCGCGCTGGCACGACGAGGGGCTGGGGACGGTTCCTCCGGCCACGTTCATCCCCATAGCCGAGCAGACCGGGCTGATCCACGAACTGGGCGCCTCGGTGCTGAGAAAGGCGTGTGTCCAGTGCAAAAAGTGGCACGATAAGGGGTACCCCGTGATCATCAGCGTGAACGTCTCCATCAAGCAGATGATGCAGGAGGGGTTTTCCGAGATGGTGGTGGGGACGCTGCTCGAGGTGGGGCTGGAGCCCAGGTACCTGGACCTGGAGCTGACCGAGAGCATGCTGATGGAGAAAGCGGCCGAATCGGTTGCTCTTTTGCGCATGTTCAAGTCGCTGGGTGTGCAGATCTCCATAGACGACTTCGGTACCGGCTACTCTTCGCTGAGCTATCTCAAGAACTTCTCCGTGGACCGGATCAAGATCGACCAGTCCTTCGTCAGGGACATCACGGTCCGGGACGACGCGGTGGGCATCGTGAAGGCGATCGTCGCCATCGGCCACAGCATGGGGCTCAAGGTCATCGCCGAAGGGGTGGAGACCCAGGAGGAGGAGCAGAAGCTATTGACGTGCCGGTGCGACCAGGTCCAGGGGTATCTGTACGCGAAGCCGATGCCGTCCGCCGAGGTCGACGCCTACCTCGCGGACGCGTTCGTCACCGCGCGAGCCGGGGGAGAGCCCGGATTGTAA
- a CDS encoding DUF3553 domain-containing protein: protein MAIKRGDVVSHCGAVQWGVGKIIEIGENQASIHFNDGIFRKIAASHFSSLVPAEPASFTPPPPAKPESKLAKVPKAPKAPKAPKAAGVRQKKA from the coding sequence ATGGCCATCAAACGGGGAGACGTAGTAAGCCATTGCGGCGCTGTGCAATGGGGAGTAGGCAAGATCATCGAGATCGGTGAGAACCAGGCGTCGATCCATTTCAATGACGGCATTTTCAGGAAGATTGCGGCCTCCCATTTCAGCAGCCTGGTCCCCGCTGAGCCCGCCTCTTTCACCCCTCCGCCTCCGGCCAAGCCGGAGAGCAAGCTTGCCAAGGTGCCCAAGGCACCGAAGGCACCAAAGGCACCGAAGGCTGCTGGCGTTCGGCAGAAAAAAGCATAG